One Solanum lycopersicum chromosome 4, SLM_r2.1 DNA window includes the following coding sequences:
- the LOC138348073 gene encoding uncharacterized protein → MTNQVGQQRRSQREDVDTSSIYELLRMNPPSYTGSSTTKDQENFVEDLNKVFYVMHVTGVERVKLDAYQLKNVSRTWFDQSNYGRDENAQHLSWDCFEEAFLGHLFCLEVKEEKVREFPTLKRDSLSVHEYGLKFTKMSHHDLDMVRDIRRRMSFFVACLGCSSSKEGKASILINDMDISRLMV, encoded by the coding sequence ATGACTAACCAGGTTGGTCAACAGAGAAGATCTCAACGAGAAGATGTTGACACCTCGAGTATTTATGAGTTattgagaatgaatcctccaaGTTACACCGGTTCGAGCACTACTAAGGATCAGGAAAACTTTGTGGAAGATTTGAACAAGGTTTTTTATGTGATGCATGTAACTGGTGTTGAGAGAGTCAAGCTAGATGCATACCAACTGAAGAATGTGTCTAGGACTTGGTTCGACCAGTCGAATTATGGGAGAGATGAGAATGCACAACATCTGAGTTGGGATTGTTTTGAAGAGGCTTTCTTGGGGCATTTATTTTGCCTAGAAGTGAAAGAAGAAAAGGTGCGAGAGTTCCCTACTTTGAAACGTGACTCTTTGAGTGTGCATGAATATGGTTTGAAGTTTACCAAGATGTCTCACCATGATCTTGATATGGTTAGGGACATAAGGAGAAGGATGAGCTTTTTCGTCGCTTGCTTGGGTTGTTCTTCAAGCAAAGAGGGAAAAGCTTCAATACTAATAAATGACATGGATATATCAAGGTTGATGGTTTAA